The Mastomys coucha isolate ucsf_1 unplaced genomic scaffold, UCSF_Mcou_1 pScaffold4, whole genome shotgun sequence genome has a segment encoding these proteins:
- the LOC116076588 gene encoding cytochrome P450 4F5-like, protein MRLVTEMGQTFQDVHLCWLGPVIPVLRLVDPAFVAPLLQAPALVAPKDTTFLRFLKPWLGDGLFLSSGDKWSRHRRLLTPAFHFDILKPYVKIFNHSVNIMHVSSSNLGSHIRYCRKGNGSSRCSLKVRFGSVVTEISAFFPPLSFPIFKVRIIICT, encoded by the exons ATGCGGCTGGTAACTGAAATGGGCCAGACTTTCCAAGATGTCCACCTCTGTTGGCTGGGACCAGTCATCCCTGTGCTGAGGCTTGTTGACCCTGCATTTGTTGCTCCCCTGCTCCAGGCCCCAG CTTTGGTGGCCCCAAAGGACACAACTTTCTTACGCTTCCTGAAGCCCTGGCTGG GAGATGGGCTCTTCCTGAGTTCAGGTGACAAGTGGAGCCGCCATCGCCGCCTGCTCACACCTGCCTTCCACTTTGACATCTTGAAGCCCTATGTGAAGATTTTTAACCATAGTGTGAACATCATGCACGTGAGTTCTTCAAACCTAGGGTCTCACATACGGTATTGCAGAAAAGGTAATGGCTCGAGCAGATGTAGTCTGAAGGTTCGGTTCGGTTCTGTGGTCACGGAGATATCAGCTTTCTTCCCAcctctcagtttccccatctttaAAGTGAGAATAATAATCTGTACTTAA